From the genome of Halomonas sp. MCCC 1A13316, one region includes:
- the purU gene encoding formyltetrahydrofolate deformylase, translating to MNRYDDIWIMAAQCPSRLGTVDVVTRFLKERGCYITEQQSFDDRLSGRFFIRTEFRPEEAGFDAAVFQTAFAERAAEFGMSFELTPPGRLMPVVIMVSKADHCLNDLLYRYRTGQLPIEIRAIVSNHPDLASLAEWHGIPYHHFPITPQTKAEQEAQVREVIDASGAELVILARYMQVLSSEMCTRLSGRAINIHHSLLPGFKGARPYHQAYEKGVKLVGATAHYINDDLDEGPIITQGVETVGHADYPEDLVAKGRDIECLTLARAVALHVERRVFLNTSRTVIFER from the coding sequence ATGAATCGATACGACGACATCTGGATCATGGCCGCGCAGTGTCCCAGCCGCCTGGGCACCGTGGACGTGGTCACTCGCTTTCTCAAGGAGCGGGGCTGCTACATCACCGAGCAGCAGTCCTTCGACGACCGCTTGAGTGGTCGCTTCTTCATTCGCACCGAATTCCGTCCCGAGGAGGCCGGCTTCGATGCCGCCGTCTTCCAGACGGCCTTCGCCGAACGCGCCGCCGAGTTCGGGATGAGCTTCGAGCTGACGCCGCCAGGGCGGCTGATGCCGGTGGTGATCATGGTCTCCAAGGCCGACCACTGCCTCAACGACCTGCTCTACCGCTACCGCACCGGCCAGTTGCCGATCGAGATTCGCGCCATCGTCTCCAATCACCCCGATCTGGCATCGCTGGCGGAGTGGCATGGTATTCCCTACCACCACTTCCCGATCACGCCGCAGACCAAGGCCGAGCAGGAAGCCCAGGTGCGGGAGGTGATCGATGCCAGCGGGGCCGAGCTGGTCATCCTGGCGCGCTACATGCAGGTGCTCTCGAGCGAGATGTGCACCAGGCTCTCCGGCCGCGCGATCAACATCCACCACTCGCTGCTGCCCGGCTTCAAGGGTGCGCGCCCCTACCACCAGGCCTACGAGAAGGGAGTGAAGCTGGTCGGCGCCACCGCCCACTACATCAACGACGACCTGGACGAGGGGCCGATCATCACTCAGGGCGTTGAAACGGTCGGCCACGCCGACTACCCGGAGGATCTCGTTGCCAAGGGCCGCGACATCGAGTGCCTCACCCTTGCTCGTGCGGTGGCCCTGCACGTGGAGCGGCGCGTCTTCCTGAATACCAGCCGTACGGTTATCTTCGAGCGCTGA
- a CDS encoding sarcosine oxidase subunit beta family protein, whose product MQRYSGFGLAKHALSHHENWERQWRNPTPKKQYDVIIVGGGGHGLATAYYLAKEFGVKNVAVIEKGWLGGGNTARNTTIVRSNYLWDEAAALYEHSMKLWEGLSQDLNYNVMFSQRGVLNLGHTLQDMRDIQRRVNANRLNGIDGEVLDAKSVQELVPIMDCSKSARYPVLGASWQPRAGVARHDAVAWGYARGADAHGVDILQQTEVTGFKIRDGQVYGVHTNRGDIEAKTVGCVAAGNSGVLAKMAGFRLPLESHPLQALVSEPLKPILDTVVMSNHVHGYISQSDKGDLVIGAGIDGYNGYGQRGSYPTVEHTLQAIVEMFPIFSRVRMNRQWGGIVDTCPDACPILSKTPVKGLYFNCGWGTGGFKATPGSGHVFAASLAKGEMHPIAEPFSMFRFHSGALIDEHGAAGVAH is encoded by the coding sequence ATGCAACGCTATTCAGGTTTCGGGCTGGCCAAGCACGCCCTCAGTCACCATGAGAACTGGGAGCGCCAGTGGCGCAACCCCACCCCCAAGAAACAGTACGACGTCATCATCGTCGGCGGCGGTGGCCACGGCCTGGCCACTGCCTATTACCTGGCGAAGGAGTTCGGCGTCAAGAACGTGGCGGTGATCGAAAAGGGCTGGCTGGGCGGCGGCAATACCGCGCGCAACACCACCATCGTGCGTTCCAACTATCTGTGGGACGAGGCGGCGGCCCTCTACGAGCACTCCATGAAGCTGTGGGAAGGCCTGTCGCAGGACCTGAACTACAACGTGATGTTCTCCCAGCGGGGGGTGCTCAACCTGGGCCACACCCTGCAGGACATGCGCGACATCCAGCGCCGGGTCAATGCCAACCGTCTGAACGGTATCGACGGCGAAGTGCTGGACGCCAAGAGCGTGCAGGAGCTGGTGCCGATCATGGACTGCTCGAAGAGTGCCCGCTACCCGGTGCTGGGCGCTTCCTGGCAGCCGCGCGCCGGTGTGGCCCGCCACGATGCCGTGGCCTGGGGCTATGCCCGCGGCGCCGACGCCCATGGCGTGGATATCCTCCAGCAGACCGAGGTCACCGGCTTCAAGATCCGCGACGGTCAGGTCTATGGCGTACACACCAACCGTGGCGACATCGAGGCCAAGACCGTCGGCTGCGTGGCCGCCGGTAACTCCGGTGTGCTGGCCAAGATGGCCGGCTTCCGCCTGCCGCTGGAATCGCACCCGCTGCAGGCCCTGGTCTCCGAGCCCCTCAAGCCGATCCTCGACACCGTGGTGATGTCCAACCACGTGCATGGCTATATCAGCCAGTCGGACAAGGGCGACCTGGTGATCGGTGCCGGCATCGACGGCTACAACGGCTATGGCCAGCGCGGCAGCTACCCCACCGTGGAGCACACCCTGCAGGCCATCGTCGAGATGTTCCCGATCTTCTCCCGGGTGCGCATGAACCGCCAGTGGGGCGGCATCGTCGACACCTGCCCGGATGCCTGTCCGATCCTCTCCAAGACTCCGGTGAAGGGCCTGTACTTCAACTGTGGCTGGGGCACCGGTGGCTTCAAGGCCACCCCGGGCTCGGGCCATGTGTTCGCCGCCAGCCTGGCCAAGGGCGAGATGCATCCCATCGCCGAGCCCTTCTCCATGTTCCGCTTCCATAGCGGGGCTCTGATCGACGAGCACGGCGCCGCCGGCGTGGCCCACTGA
- a CDS encoding GlxA family transcriptional regulator — MTPGATFNRSSQGEPLSVGFVLLHRFTLLPFAAFVDCLRLAADEGDRSRQLRCHWTFMTSTGEPAASSCGASITPCQPFRDPQEFDYIVVIGGVLDDADRADTTALAYLRRAANAQVPLVGLCTGAFALIQAGLMTGRRCCVSWYHHRDMIQRFPTIEPVADRLFVDDGDRLTCAGGSAGADLAAYLVERHLGKAWAMKSLRIMLLDEARIGAHPQPQPVVFGKIEDRLVRRSIAVLEQHLGEPISMETLAERVGTSRRNLERRFRETLGVGPQKFARDLRLRYGLWLLHYTGKSVTEIGERCGFADTAHFSRHFRSAFGMPPSEMRKRAEEPGSDRVDPFFLHIESRPAV, encoded by the coding sequence ATGACACCAGGCGCGACCTTTAACCGTTCCTCCCAGGGCGAGCCCCTATCCGTCGGCTTCGTCCTGCTGCATCGCTTCACCCTGCTGCCTTTCGCCGCCTTCGTCGACTGCCTGCGCCTGGCGGCCGACGAGGGCGACCGCAGCCGCCAGCTGCGCTGTCACTGGACGTTCATGACCAGCACGGGGGAGCCGGCGGCCTCCAGCTGTGGGGCTTCCATCACGCCGTGCCAACCCTTCCGGGATCCGCAGGAGTTCGACTACATCGTGGTGATCGGCGGCGTGCTGGACGACGCCGACCGCGCCGATACCACGGCGCTGGCCTACCTGCGCCGGGCGGCGAATGCCCAAGTGCCGCTGGTGGGGCTGTGCACGGGCGCCTTCGCCCTGATCCAGGCCGGCCTGATGACCGGGCGTCGCTGCTGCGTCAGTTGGTATCACCACCGCGATATGATCCAGCGCTTTCCCACCATCGAGCCGGTGGCCGACCGGCTTTTCGTCGATGATGGCGACCGGCTTACCTGCGCGGGTGGCTCAGCGGGAGCAGACCTGGCCGCCTATCTGGTCGAGCGGCATCTGGGCAAGGCTTGGGCCATGAAGAGCCTGCGAATCATGCTGCTCGACGAAGCCCGTATCGGTGCGCATCCGCAGCCGCAGCCGGTGGTATTCGGCAAGATCGAGGATCGGCTGGTGCGCCGTTCCATTGCCGTGCTCGAGCAACATCTCGGCGAGCCGATCTCGATGGAGACGCTGGCGGAGCGGGTCGGAACCTCGCGGCGCAACCTGGAGCGCCGCTTCCGCGAGACCCTGGGCGTCGGGCCGCAGAAATTCGCGCGCGATCTGCGCCTGCGCTACGGGCTGTGGCTGCTGCACTACACTGGCAAGAGCGTCACCGAAATCGGCGAGCGCTGCGGTTTCGCCGATACGGCCCATTTCTCGCGGCATTTCCGCAGCGCCTTCGGTATGCCGCCGTCGGAGATGCGCAAGCGTGCCGAGGAGCCAGGCAGCGACCGGGTCGACCCTTTCTTCCTGCATATCGAATCCCGCCCGGCGGTCTGA
- a CDS encoding sarcosine oxidase subunit gamma: MSNAATFDSRTDGAIPVESSLAYSYHRSGTPRVGPQSRVTLRERALLGHLILRGGAIVLDEAVREVLGLGLPGQPQGLVVDASGERSIQWLSPDEWLVIVPGGEVFELETRLRERLADAHYAISDVSGGQTLVELSGEAARELLMKSAIYDVHPSHFPVGKGVTTVFAKATAIIRRPSEERWELVIRRSFADYLYRWLLDAGAEYAIGVEK; encoded by the coding sequence ATGTCTAACGCGGCTACCTTCGATTCCCGTACCGATGGCGCCATCCCGGTGGAGTCATCGCTGGCCTACAGCTATCACCGCAGCGGCACCCCAAGGGTCGGCCCCCAGAGCCGCGTCACCCTGCGCGAGCGCGCCCTGCTGGGTCACCTGATCCTGCGCGGCGGCGCCATCGTCCTCGACGAGGCGGTGCGCGAGGTGCTGGGCCTGGGCCTGCCCGGCCAGCCCCAAGGGCTGGTCGTGGACGCCAGCGGCGAGCGCTCGATCCAGTGGCTCTCTCCGGATGAGTGGCTGGTGATCGTTCCCGGCGGCGAGGTGTTCGAGCTGGAGACCCGGCTGCGCGAACGCCTCGCGGATGCCCACTATGCCATCAGCGACGTCAGCGGCGGCCAGACACTGGTGGAGCTTTCCGGCGAGGCGGCTCGTGAGCTGCTGATGAAGTCGGCGATCTACGATGTCCATCCCAGCCACTTCCCGGTGGGCAAGGGGGTGACCACGGTCTTCGCCAAGGCCACCGCCATCATCCGCCGCCCCTCCGAGGAGCGTTGGGAACTGGTGATACGCCGCAGCTTCGCCGATTATCTCTATCGCTGGCTGCTGGATGCCGGTGCAGAGTATGCCATCGGCGTGGAGAAGTGA
- a CDS encoding sarcosine oxidase subunit delta gives MFYIYCPYCGEHREEEEFHPKGQAHIERPKDPEACSDEEWGDYLFFRDNPRGVHHELWVHAVGCRKFFNVTRHTVTYEILETYKMGEQPRVTAESLASQQTQGNVQVASGGQQTVGATNAAAPTVKGEQI, from the coding sequence ATGTTCTATATCTATTGCCCCTACTGCGGCGAACACCGCGAGGAAGAGGAATTTCACCCCAAGGGCCAGGCGCATATCGAGCGACCCAAGGATCCCGAGGCGTGCAGCGACGAGGAGTGGGGCGACTACCTCTTCTTCCGTGACAACCCCCGCGGCGTGCACCATGAGCTGTGGGTGCATGCGGTGGGCTGTCGCAAGTTCTTCAACGTCACCCGCCACACCGTGACCTACGAGATCCTCGAAACCTACAAGATGGGCGAACAGCCCCGTGTCACCGCCGAGAGCCTGGCGAGCCAGCAAACGCAGGGCAACGTGCAGGTAGCCAGCGGCGGGCAACAGACCGTGGGTGCCACCAACGCCGCAGCGCCAACGGTCAAGGGAGAGCAGATATGA
- a CDS encoding isochorismatase family protein: protein MSQDLMTMLNQAFEEATKLYQKRGFQRRVGFGKKPALVSVDLANAWTRPGNPFTCDQEQMDNEIIPGMQKLLKAFRAAKLPVIHVTTAYEITDRNAPFTDMGLWHNKIPVDAVNLADKELWAIDSRIAPVEGEYTLLKKRASSFHGTELAGILRANGVDTILVTGVTACACVRQTICDGIADGFRTIAVKECIGDRVPGAVAWNLFDIDAKFGDVESVDRCVDYLNTIGQSQS, encoded by the coding sequence ATGTCCCAAGATCTGATGACAATGCTGAATCAGGCTTTCGAAGAGGCCACTAAGCTTTACCAAAAGCGTGGTTTTCAGCGTCGCGTAGGGTTCGGAAAGAAGCCGGCGCTGGTGAGTGTCGATCTCGCGAATGCCTGGACCCGTCCAGGCAACCCTTTTACCTGTGACCAGGAGCAGATGGATAACGAAATCATCCCTGGCATGCAGAAGCTACTCAAGGCTTTCCGTGCTGCGAAACTGCCGGTGATTCACGTGACGACCGCCTATGAGATTACCGACCGCAATGCACCTTTTACCGATATGGGGTTATGGCACAACAAGATTCCCGTCGACGCCGTAAACCTTGCCGACAAGGAGCTCTGGGCTATCGATTCACGCATCGCTCCGGTTGAGGGTGAGTATACGCTGCTGAAGAAGCGTGCCTCGTCCTTCCATGGTACTGAGCTGGCGGGCATCCTGCGTGCAAATGGTGTCGACACCATCCTCGTGACCGGCGTCACCGCCTGCGCTTGCGTACGCCAAACCATTTGCGACGGCATCGCTGATGGTTTCCGAACCATTGCAGTCAAGGAGTGCATCGGTGACCGTGTGCCAGGCGCCGTGGCCTGGAACCTGTTCGATATCGACGCCAAGTTCGGCGATGTTGAGTCCGTGGATCGCTGCGTCGATTACCTGAATACCATCGGACAGTCCCAATCCTGA
- the glyA gene encoding serine hydroxymethyltransferase: MNQAGLASFDSQIAAAIAEEVARQEAHVELIASENYASRAVMEAQGTQLTNKYAEGYPGKRYYGGCEHVDVVEKLAIERACDLFGADYANVQPHSGAQANAAAFMALVKPGDTVLGMSLAHGGHLTHGAAPNFSGKHYHAVQYGLNAETGEIDYEEVERLARSHKPKLIIAGFSAYSRVVDWRRFRSIADEVGAWLMVDMAHVAGLVAAGLYPSPIAHAHVVTTTTHKTLRGPRGGLILSAHGDSELYKKLNGAVFPGQQGGPLMHVIAAKAVAFKEAMSQTFVQYQQRVIDNARSMAKVFLDRGYDVVSGGTDDHLFLVSLIRQGVTGKDADAALGRSHITVNKNAVPNDPQSPFVTSGLRIGTPAVTSRGFDADDCEALAGWICDILDVLAEQGNTDAVEAEVREKVAELCLRHPVYGAASAAAQETATA; the protein is encoded by the coding sequence ATGAACCAAGCCGGACTCGCGTCATTCGATTCCCAGATTGCCGCTGCCATCGCCGAAGAGGTGGCGCGTCAGGAGGCGCACGTCGAGCTGATCGCCTCGGAAAACTATGCCAGCCGCGCGGTTATGGAGGCCCAGGGCACGCAGTTGACCAACAAGTATGCCGAGGGTTACCCGGGCAAGCGCTACTACGGCGGCTGCGAGCACGTCGACGTAGTCGAGAAGCTTGCCATCGAGCGTGCCTGCGACCTGTTCGGCGCCGACTACGCCAACGTTCAGCCCCACTCCGGCGCCCAGGCCAATGCAGCTGCCTTCATGGCGCTGGTCAAGCCGGGCGACACCGTACTCGGCATGAGCCTTGCCCACGGCGGTCACCTGACCCACGGCGCTGCGCCCAACTTCTCCGGCAAGCACTACCACGCCGTGCAGTACGGCCTGAATGCCGAGACCGGCGAGATCGACTACGAAGAAGTCGAGCGCCTGGCACGCAGCCACAAGCCGAAGCTGATCATCGCCGGCTTCTCCGCCTACTCCCGTGTGGTCGACTGGCGGCGCTTTCGCTCCATCGCCGATGAAGTCGGCGCCTGGCTGATGGTCGACATGGCTCACGTGGCGGGTCTGGTCGCCGCCGGGCTCTACCCGAGCCCGATCGCCCACGCCCATGTGGTCACCACCACTACCCACAAGACCCTGCGCGGCCCGCGCGGTGGCCTGATCCTCTCGGCCCACGGCGATTCGGAGCTGTACAAGAAGCTCAACGGCGCGGTCTTCCCCGGCCAGCAGGGCGGCCCGCTGATGCACGTCATCGCGGCCAAGGCGGTGGCCTTCAAGGAGGCCATGAGCCAGACCTTCGTTCAGTACCAGCAGCGCGTGATCGACAACGCCCGCAGCATGGCCAAGGTGTTCCTGGACCGCGGTTACGACGTCGTCTCCGGCGGCACCGACGACCACCTGTTCCTGGTCTCGCTGATCCGCCAGGGCGTTACCGGCAAGGACGCCGATGCGGCGCTGGGCCGCTCGCACATCACCGTCAACAAGAACGCCGTGCCTAACGATCCGCAGAGCCCCTTCGTCACCTCCGGTCTGCGTATCGGCACCCCGGCGGTCACCTCGCGCGGCTTCGACGCGGACGACTGCGAGGCGCTGGCCGGCTGGATCTGCGACATCCTCGACGTGCTGGCCGAGCAGGGCAATACCGATGCCGTGGAAGCCGAAGTGCGCGAGAAGGTCGCCGAGCTCTGCCTGCGGCACCCGGTCTACGGTGCCGCCTCGGCAGCGGCGCAAGAAACCGCTACCGCCTGA
- a CDS encoding sarcosine oxidase subunit alpha family protein translates to MSQSKKQAHRLAKGGRIDRSRTLSFTFNGQSYQGHPGDTLASALLANGVDIVNRSFKYSRPRGIVAAGAEEPNAVVQLGSTEADQVPNVRATQQALFAGLTARSTNGWPNVQRDLMGLVGKVGGKFMPPGFYYKTFMAPASLWMTYEKYIRKSAGLGRSPMEADPDTYDHLHQHCDVLVVGGGAAGLAAALAAARSGARVIVADEQEEMGGSLLDSRETLDDKPADQWVAQVLEELAGCENVTLLARTTANGYHDHNFVTLHERRTEHLSETAPLVKGHRPVRSRMHRVRAGQVVLATGAHERPLVYAGNDVPGNLLAGAVSTYIRRYGVAPGNKLVLSTSNDYGYRAALDWKEAGREVVAIVDARQAPAGDWVEAARAQGIRIITGSAVIEAKGGSRVSSARVAKIDIDAYKVTGQAETLACDTIASSGGFSPVIHLASHTGARPTWRDDLLGFVPSLVKGVQACGGANGTYALGEVLAEGVEAGVKAAAAAGHAAPAVSLPQAKILEQGPAAPLFQVPHEKPTLRAPKQFVDLQNDVTAAGIELATREGFESIEHVKRYTAMGFGTDQGKLGNINGMAIAARCLGRSIPEVGTTVFRPNYTPVTFGAIVGRHCRDLFDPERYTALHQWHVEHGAEFEDVGQWKRPWYFPQVRAGAGNGERESMAEAVARECLAVREKIGILDASTLGKIDIQGPDAREFLNRIYTNKWMKLDVGRVRYGLMCKDDGMLMDDGTTSCLGENHFLMTTTTGGAAGVLEWLELWHQTEWPELQVYFTSVTDHWATMTITGPEARKLLAEITDIDLDRDTFKFMDWRAGNVAGVPARVFRISFTGELAYEINVQANYAMHVWKTLFEHGDKYGLTPYGTETMHVLRAEKGFIIAGQDSDGSVTPEDLGMQWAVGYDKPYSWVGKRALSRSDTRRTDRKQLVGLKPKDPKVVLEEGAQIVFDPKHPVPVPMAGHVTSSYYSPTLNSGFALGVVKGGHNKLGETVYLPMADGQTHEAEIVSPIFYDPKGERQNV, encoded by the coding sequence ATGAGCCAGTCCAAGAAACAAGCGCACCGTCTGGCCAAGGGCGGTCGGATCGATCGCTCCCGCACCCTGAGCTTCACCTTCAATGGCCAGAGCTACCAGGGACACCCGGGTGACACCCTGGCTTCGGCGCTGCTGGCCAATGGCGTGGATATCGTCAACCGCAGTTTCAAGTACTCCCGGCCCCGGGGCATCGTCGCCGCCGGCGCCGAGGAGCCCAATGCCGTCGTCCAGCTGGGCAGCACCGAAGCGGACCAGGTGCCCAACGTGCGCGCCACCCAGCAGGCGCTGTTTGCCGGCCTGACCGCCCGCAGCACCAACGGCTGGCCCAACGTGCAGCGCGACCTGATGGGCCTGGTCGGCAAGGTGGGTGGCAAGTTCATGCCCCCGGGCTTCTACTACAAGACCTTCATGGCTCCGGCCTCCCTGTGGATGACCTACGAGAAGTACATCCGCAAGAGCGCCGGCCTGGGGCGCAGCCCCATGGAAGCCGACCCGGACACCTACGACCACCTGCACCAGCACTGTGATGTACTGGTGGTGGGCGGCGGTGCTGCCGGCCTGGCCGCGGCCCTAGCCGCCGCGCGCAGCGGGGCCAGGGTGATCGTCGCCGACGAGCAGGAGGAAATGGGTGGCTCGCTGCTGGATAGCCGCGAGACCCTGGACGACAAGCCGGCGGATCAGTGGGTGGCCCAGGTGCTCGAGGAGCTGGCTGGCTGCGAGAACGTCACCTTGCTGGCGCGCACCACGGCCAACGGCTACCACGACCATAACTTCGTCACCCTGCACGAGCGGCGCACCGAGCACCTCAGCGAGACCGCCCCGCTGGTGAAGGGCCATCGTCCGGTCCGGTCGCGGATGCACCGCGTGCGTGCCGGCCAGGTGGTCCTGGCCACCGGCGCTCACGAGCGCCCGCTGGTCTATGCCGGCAACGACGTGCCGGGCAACCTGCTGGCCGGCGCCGTTTCCACCTATATCCGCCGCTACGGCGTGGCGCCGGGCAACAAGCTGGTGCTCTCTACCAGCAACGACTACGGCTACCGTGCCGCCCTCGACTGGAAGGAGGCGGGGCGTGAAGTGGTGGCCATCGTCGACGCCCGCCAGGCGCCGGCCGGCGACTGGGTGGAGGCCGCCCGCGCCCAGGGCATACGCATCATCACCGGCAGCGCCGTGATCGAGGCCAAGGGCGGAAGCCGCGTCAGCTCGGCGCGGGTCGCCAAGATCGATATCGACGCCTACAAGGTTACCGGCCAGGCCGAGACGCTTGCCTGCGACACCATCGCCAGCTCCGGCGGTTTTAGCCCGGTGATTCACCTGGCTTCCCACACCGGCGCCCGGCCCACCTGGCGTGACGACCTCCTCGGCTTCGTACCGAGCCTGGTGAAGGGCGTCCAGGCCTGCGGCGGTGCCAATGGCACCTATGCCCTGGGCGAGGTGTTGGCCGAGGGCGTGGAAGCCGGCGTAAAGGCTGCCGCCGCTGCCGGCCATGCGGCCCCGGCGGTCAGCCTGCCCCAGGCCAAGATTCTCGAACAGGGCCCGGCGGCACCGCTGTTCCAGGTGCCCCACGAGAAGCCGACCCTGCGTGCGCCCAAGCAGTTCGTCGACCTGCAGAACGACGTCACCGCGGCGGGCATCGAACTGGCCACCCGCGAGGGCTTCGAGTCCATCGAGCACGTCAAACGCTACACCGCCATGGGCTTCGGCACCGACCAGGGCAAGCTGGGCAACATAAACGGCATGGCCATCGCCGCTCGCTGCCTGGGTCGCTCCATTCCCGAGGTGGGCACTACGGTATTCCGGCCGAACTACACCCCGGTGACCTTCGGCGCCATCGTCGGCCGTCACTGCCGCGACCTCTTCGACCCCGAGCGTTACACCGCGCTGCACCAGTGGCACGTGGAGCATGGCGCCGAGTTCGAGGACGTGGGCCAGTGGAAGCGCCCCTGGTACTTTCCACAAGTACGCGCCGGAGCCGGCAACGGCGAACGCGAGAGCATGGCAGAGGCCGTGGCCCGCGAGTGCCTTGCAGTGCGCGAGAAGATCGGCATCCTCGATGCCTCCACCCTGGGCAAGATCGACATCCAGGGGCCTGATGCCCGCGAGTTCCTCAACCGCATCTATACCAACAAGTGGATGAAGCTCGATGTGGGCCGCGTCCGCTACGGGCTGATGTGCAAGGACGACGGCATGCTGATGGACGACGGTACCACCAGCTGCCTGGGCGAGAACCACTTCCTGATGACCACCACCACCGGTGGCGCCGCCGGTGTGCTGGAGTGGCTGGAGCTGTGGCACCAGACCGAGTGGCCGGAACTGCAGGTCTATTTCACCTCGGTAACCGACCACTGGGCCACCATGACCATCACCGGTCCCGAGGCGCGCAAGCTGCTGGCCGAGATCACCGACATCGATCTCGATCGCGACACGTTCAAGTTCATGGACTGGCGTGCTGGGAATGTCGCCGGCGTACCGGCGCGGGTGTTCCGCATCTCCTTCACCGGCGAGCTCGCCTACGAGATCAACGTCCAGGCCAACTACGCCATGCACGTCTGGAAGACGCTGTTCGAGCACGGCGACAAGTATGGCCTGACGCCCTACGGCACCGAGACCATGCACGTGCTGCGCGCCGAGAAGGGCTTCATCATCGCCGGTCAGGACAGCGACGGTTCGGTCACCCCGGAAGACCTGGGCATGCAGTGGGCCGTCGGCTACGACAAGCCCTACTCGTGGGTCGGCAAGCGGGCGCTGTCGCGCTCCGATACACGCCGCACGGACCGCAAGCAGCTGGTGGGTCTCAAGCCGAAGGACCCCAAGGTGGTGCTGGAGGAGGGCGCGCAGATCGTCTTCGATCCCAAGCATCCCGTCCCCGTACCAATGGCCGGACACGTGACCTCCAGCTACTACAGCCCGACCCTGAACTCCGGCTTCGCCCTGGGGGTGGTCAAGGGTGGCCACAACAAGCTGGGCGAGACCGTCTACCTGCCCATGGCGGACGGCCAGACTCACGAAGCCGAAATCGTCAGCCCGATCTTCTACGACCCCAAGGGAGAGCGCCAGAATGTCTAA